Genomic window (bacterium):
CTGGCCGTGTACCGCAACGACGGCGACCAATTCACCGCCCTCGGCGACGACCTCGACCTCGCCGCCGACCACGACATCAAGCAGGTCCTCTTCGCCGACCTGGACAACGACGGCTGGCGCGACCTCGTGCTCTCCCTCTGGCAGCCCGACGAGATCGGCACCGCCTTCCTGAGCAGCACCCTGCGGGTGTACCGCGGCGGCCCGGACTTCGGTTTCGAACGGCGCCTGGACACGGCCATCGATTTCGAGATGGTGAGCCTCGCGACCGGCATGTCGGCCGGCGACATCGACCGCGACGGCGACCTCGACCTCTACGTGGGCGTGTGGAAGGCGGGCCAGGCCAGCGCCCTGGCCGCGAACCGCCTGTTGCGCAACGACGGCGACTTCCATTTCACCGACCGGGGCGCCGCCCTGGGCGTGGCCGGGGCCAAGAAGACCTTCCAGGCGACCCTGGTCGACCTGAGCGGCGACGGCTGGCTCGACATCCTGACGACCGAGGACAAGCGGGGCGGCGTCACCTACTACGAGAGCAACGGCGACGGCACCTTCACCGAACGCAGCCGCGACTCGGGCCTCGACGGGTACGTCTTCACCAGCGGCAACTACGCCGACGGCATGGGCATCGCCGTGGGCGACTACGACGACGACCTGGACCTCGACGTCTACATCACGAACATCTTCGACGGCAATCTCATGTACCGGAACAACGGCGACGGCACGTTCACCAACGTGGCGCCCGCCAACGGCACCGTGAGCCTGCGCGTGGGTTGGGGCTGCAGCTACATCGACTTCGACAACGACACCCGCGACGATCTCTTCGTGGTGAACTTCGGCATGCTCGGCACGGCCGACAACGGCGACCGTCTCTACGCCAACCAGGGCAACGGCACCTTCGTGGACATCGCCGCCGGCGCCGGCATCATCACCGACGAGGACGCCTTCGGCATGGCCACCGGCGACGTGGACGGCAACGGCGGGATCGACCTCATCGTCAGCCAGGGCCGCCGGCCGGTGCGGCTGTACATGAACACCGGCGTCTCCGGCAACAACTGGGCGGCGCTCGATCTCGTCGGCACCGATTCGAATCGCGACGCCGTCGGCGCCATGGTGCACGTCTGGTCGGGCGGTCGGCAGCGGCTGTACACGGTCATGGCCGGCGAGAGCTACCTGAGCTTCAACTCCCACCGCATCGAGCTCGGCCTCGGCGCGGCCACGGTGATCGACTCGGTGGCCGTCGACTGGCCGACCGGACGGCGCGACACCTGGCGCGACCTGGCGGCGGGGCAGGTGCACGTGCTGACGGAGACGGCCACGGCCCCGGATCCGCCGACCTGGGCCGCCCGCTGGGACGGCTCGGCCCTGGCCGTCAGCTGGCGCGTGCTGAATCCCCTGCGCTGGAGTCGTTTCGAGCTCTGGTGCACGGCCCCGGGGCCCGAGCGTCTCCTGGGCAGTCTTGCCGCCCTGCCCGGCCAGTCCGACTACGAACTGCGCGACCGCGACGCCGGCGCCGGCACGACCTACCTGCTGCGCGCCTACCGGCCGGAGGTGGCCACACCCACCGAGAGCGACCCGATCGCGCCGCCGGCGGTGGCGCTGTCCGCGCTGGCGGTCAAGCACCCGCGCCCGAACCCCTTCAATCCCCGGGTGGTGCTGCGCTACGCGGCCCCGGCGGGTGCCGACGTCAGGCTGCGCATCCTCGACGTCAGGGGCCGCGAGATCGTGCGGTTGCCCGCGCCGGTGGGCGACGGCTGGCAATCGGTGACCTGGGACGGGCGGGATGCGTCGGGTGGCGGGGTGCCGAGCGGCCAGTACTTCTTCGAGATCACCGCCGGCGGCGAGACGCGCACCGAGCGCATGACCCTCGTGCGCTGATTCGCCGCGGACCGGTGCCGAAACGGGACGGCCCGGCGGATGCCGGGCCGTCTTCGCGTCGGTGGCGCTGCCGTCAGGCCGCGAGCACGCGTTCGATGCCGCCCCGGGCGATGGGATGATAGCCGCCGCCGCTGGCCGCGAAGATCTCCGCCGCCAGCGCCCGCGTCGCACCGTTGCCGTGCAGCGCCGTGTACAGGGGCTTGAGGTACTTCATGCGCCCCACCTCGCCGAGGAAGGTGCGGATGCGCCCGAACGCCGGTTCGTAGCCACTGCCCGCCGCGATCACCAGCCAGTTGCAGAGGATCTCCGCGTTGCCCGCCGCGGTCAGGTCGAAGTTCCCGTCGAGCCAGGCGCAGTCGGCCGCGGGCAGGGTGCGCGGCAGGGCCTGCAGGAAGATCTGCCAGTCCTCGGGCGTCCACCCCTTGGCCTCGGCCGCGTCCGGACGGCCGCCGTCGGACCAGGACCGGGCCAGCCCCTGCAGCTTCTCCAGCCGCGCCGAGGTGAACGACGGCGCGTTGTCCGGCAGGCCCGGCTGATGGATCCAGCGCTCGGCACCCACCTGCTCGGCCACGCCGGGCAGTTCGGCGGCGAGGAACGCCTCGAAGTCGGCCGTCGTGATCGAGGTGAAGCTGAAGTGCTTGATGTACTTCTTCACGAAGGCGTCGAACTTCCCGCGGCCGACCGTCTGTTCGAGCAGCGAGACGAACAGGAAGCCCTTCTCGTACGGCACCTGCGAGTAGAACTCGTCCGGATCGACGCCCTCGCCGTCGGTCTTCAGCTTCGTGAAGTCCGAGCCCGCGCCGAAGGCGGCCATGGCCTCGTCGAGGCTGTTGCGCCCGATGGCGGCGGCCAGGGACTTGGCCTCCTCGCCCCCCATGTTCTCCAGGATGCGGCGCTCGGCCCACACGGTGAAGCCCTCGTTGAGCCAGAAGTCGTCGATGGTCGCGTTCGTGACCAGGTTGCCCGTCCAGCTGTGGGCCAGCTCGTGGGCCAGGACGTTCACCAGCGAGCGGTCGCCCGCCAGGAGGGTCGGCGTCAGGAAGGTCAGGCGCGGGTTCTCCATGCCGCCGTAGGGGAACGAGCCGGGCATGACCAGGAAGTCGAAACGATCCCACAGGTACGGCCCGAAGACCTGCTCCGCCTGGGTGATCATGGTGTCGACCTCGGCGAACTCCCAGGCCGAACGCTCGAGGGTCTCGGGCTCGGTGTAGACGCGCGAGCGGGGACCGAGGTCCTTGCCGGTGATGTTCCCCACGGCGAAGGCGAAGAGGTACGACGGGATGCTCTGGGGCATCTCGAAGGTGAAGGTGCGCGTGCCCGGGCGGTCGCCGTCGCGGGCCTCGCCGGGGGCCGCGGCCATGACCGCGGTCAGGGCGGCGGGCACCGTCATGGCGCAGGAGAAGGTGAAGCGGGCCAGGGGCGAGTCCTGGCAGGGAATGACGCTGCGGGCATGGATGGCCTGGCACTGGCTGAACAGGTACGGGTGCTGGCCGCCGTCGGTCAGGGCGGGCTCGAGCCATTGCAGGGCGCTGGCGCCGGGGCTCGTGGTGAAGTCGACCCGGAAGGAGTCGGTGCCGTCGGGCACGACCACGCGCAGACGGGTGCCCATGATGGCGTCGCTGTGATCGGTGTCGTAGGGGACCGCGCCGCCGTCCACGTCGAAGACGCCCCGGATGGCCACGTCGCGCGTGTCCAGGTCGAGCGGACCGCCCGCCGGCGCCGCCAGGGTGTAGACGGCCGAACCGTGGATCCGGCTGGTCCCGAAGTCGACGTCCAGGGTGATGTCCATGTGGGTGACCCGACCCTGGTCGAGGTCGGAGAAGGAATGGGGATCGCGACGGCTCACGTGGGCACCTCCGGCGAAGCTGACGGTCTCGGGGGACGGACTGAACCCCCATTGTCGCGTCGCCGGGGCCCGATCGCAAGTCTCCGGGGTCGGGGCTCCGTTCGGCATCGCCCCCGGCGGGTCTGCGGCGGACGCGCGGTCGGCGGACTCCGGCGGGAGGTCTAGTCGGCGACCGCCAGGCGCCGCCGGGGCGACGTGTGGTCCGGATTCTCCCGGACCACGGCGATGAAGCGGTCACGATGGGCCAGGAAGACGTCGACCAGGCGGGGGTCGAAGCGGGTGCCCCGCCCGGCCGCGATGTGGGCCACGACCTCGGCCAGATCCATCGCCTCGCGGTAGACCCTGCGGTTGACCATGGCGTCGAAGACGTCGACCACGGCGGTGATGCGGCCGGCCAGGGGGATCTCCTCCCCCGCGAGCCCGGCCGGATAGCCGCTGCCGTCCCACGCCTCGTGGTGGGTCAGGGCGATCTCCGCGGCCGCCCGCATGAGGGGCCGCTCGCTGCGGGAGAGGATCTCGTACCCGATCGTGGTGTGGGTCCGCATGACCGCGAACTCGTCGGGCGTCAGGCGTCCCGGCTTGTTCAGGATCGCGTCGGGGATCCCCACCTTGCCCACGTCGTGCATGGGCGTGGCCACCCGCAGGACATCGGCGAGATCGGGCGCGCACCCGGCCAGGGAGGCCAGCAGGTGCGCCATCTCCCCCACGCGCAGCACGTGGTGGGCCGTCTCGCGCGAGCGGGTCTCCACCACGTCGCCCAGGGTCTGGATGATCTCCTTCTGGGACTCGATCAGGTCGAGGCTCAGGTTCACGTTCTGGAACGCCGTCGCCGCGTTGGTCATGAAGAGCCGGACGAGGCTCGCCTCGAGCCCCCCCAGCCCGCGCCGGTCGGCGACCAGGAACAGGGCCTGCCGGCCGTTGTCGGCCCGGATCAGGCGGGCATAGGCTTCGTCGCCCACCCACGGACGGTCGGTGGCCAGGACGTGCATGACCGGCGCCGCGAGCTCGGCCAGATCGACCTCGGCCAGGGACCGCTCCTCCAGGCCGGCGAAACGTCCGTAGGCCTGGCAGACGACGAAGCCGTCGCCCTCGTTGCGCGCGACCAGGGCCGCCACCGGGGAGCCGGCGGCGTCGGGCGCCGCGGTGCCGGCGGGGTCCAGCAACCCGACGAGATCGTGCAGGACCTGCTTCGTGAACCGCCGTCGCGATCGCCACTCGAAGAGTCCGCCGCTGGCCTCGATGACCCGCTGCATGCCGTGGCGGCTGCGCTCGATGGTCTGGAGATCCCGCCAGGAACGCAGGGCGCTCGTGACGGTCGTGTACAGCTTCTGCGAGGTGAGTTCGGTCTTCGCCTTGTAGTCGTTGATGTCGTAGCGCGCCACCACCTCGGTCTCGGGGGCCTGGCCGGGCTGCCCCGTGCGCAGGATGATCCGCACGTTGCGGTTGCCCAGGTCGCCCCGGATGTGCTGGACGAGACGGAGACCGCTGTCCTCCTGCTCCATCACCACATCGAGCAGGACCAGGGCGACGTCCGGATGCGCGGCCAGGACTTGCCGGGCGGCGGCGCCGGAGTGGGCGCTCAGCATCTCGAGCCCGCGGCCCTCGAAGGTGTAGTCCCGCAGCACGAGTCGCGTCAGCACGTGCACCTCCTCCTCGTCGTCGACGATGAGGATCTTCCAGGTGCGCGCTGCGACCCGTCCGGGGTCGGCGACGGGGGCCGCGGCGAAGACCAGCGGTCCGTCGCGTTCGGCCGCCGCGGCGGCGCGCGGATCAGACATGCTCGACCTCCTCCTGCCGGGGCACCCGGATCCGGAAGCGGGCGCCCCGGCCGGGCCTGCTCGCGCACGAGATGCTGCCGCCGAGGGTCTGGGTGACGTTGTTGTAGACGATGTGCATGCCCAGGCCCGTGCCGCCCCGGCCGCGCCGGGTCGTGTAGAAGGGCTCGTAGATCCGCGCCAGCTGCTCGGTGGTCATGCCGTTGCCGTTGTCGCTGTAGGTGAGCACGATCTCGTCGGACTCCGCGGCCACCTCGATGCGGATCTCCCCCACCAGCAGGCCGTCGAAGCCGTGCTTCAGCGAGTTCATGACCAGGTTG
Coding sequences:
- a CDS encoding VCBS repeat-containing protein; protein product: MSFRHNTPVRGLALLAVVGLLGAVSPGSARAQYAEEAQARGIDMIWSAVYAPGDLGSGLAMEDADHDGDLDIFVGTKRGFPLAVYRNDGDQFTALGDDLDLAADHDIKQVLFADLDNDGWRDLVLSLWQPDEIGTAFLSSTLRVYRGGPDFGFERRLDTAIDFEMVSLATGMSAGDIDRDGDLDLYVGVWKAGQASALAANRLLRNDGDFHFTDRGAALGVAGAKKTFQATLVDLSGDGWLDILTTEDKRGGVTYYESNGDGTFTERSRDSGLDGYVFTSGNYADGMGIAVGDYDDDLDLDVYITNIFDGNLMYRNNGDGTFTNVAPANGTVSLRVGWGCSYIDFDNDTRDDLFVVNFGMLGTADNGDRLYANQGNGTFVDIAAGAGIITDEDAFGMATGDVDGNGGIDLIVSQGRRPVRLYMNTGVSGNNWAALDLVGTDSNRDAVGAMVHVWSGGRQRLYTVMAGESYLSFNSHRIELGLGAATVIDSVAVDWPTGRRDTWRDLAAGQVHVLTETATAPDPPTWAARWDGSALAVSWRVLNPLRWSRFELWCTAPGPERLLGSLAALPGQSDYELRDRDAGAGTTYLLRAYRPEVATPTESDPIAPPAVALSALAVKHPRPNPFNPRVVLRYAAPAGADVRLRILDVRGREIVRLPAPVGDGWQSVTWDGRDASGGGVPSGQYFFEITAGGETRTERMTLVR
- a CDS encoding M1 family metallopeptidase; this encodes MSRRDPHSFSDLDQGRVTHMDITLDVDFGTSRIHGSAVYTLAAPAGGPLDLDTRDVAIRGVFDVDGGAVPYDTDHSDAIMGTRLRVVVPDGTDSFRVDFTTSPGASALQWLEPALTDGGQHPYLFSQCQAIHARSVIPCQDSPLARFTFSCAMTVPAALTAVMAAAPGEARDGDRPGTRTFTFEMPQSIPSYLFAFAVGNITGKDLGPRSRVYTEPETLERSAWEFAEVDTMITQAEQVFGPYLWDRFDFLVMPGSFPYGGMENPRLTFLTPTLLAGDRSLVNVLAHELAHSWTGNLVTNATIDDFWLNEGFTVWAERRILENMGGEEAKSLAAAIGRNSLDEAMAAFGAGSDFTKLKTDGEGVDPDEFYSQVPYEKGFLFVSLLEQTVGRGKFDAFVKKYIKHFSFTSITTADFEAFLAAELPGVAEQVGAERWIHQPGLPDNAPSFTSARLEKLQGLARSWSDGGRPDAAEAKGWTPEDWQIFLQALPRTLPAADCAWLDGNFDLTAAGNAEILCNWLVIAAGSGYEPAFGRIRTFLGEVGRMKYLKPLYTALHGNGATRALAAEIFAASGGGYHPIARGGIERVLAA
- a CDS encoding DUF3369 domain-containing protein, producing MSDPRAAAAAERDGPLVFAAAPVADPGRVAARTWKILIVDDEEEVHVLTRLVLRDYTFEGRGLEMLSAHSGAAARQVLAAHPDVALVLLDVVMEQEDSGLRLVQHIRGDLGNRNVRIILRTGQPGQAPETEVVARYDINDYKAKTELTSQKLYTTVTSALRSWRDLQTIERSRHGMQRVIEASGGLFEWRSRRRFTKQVLHDLVGLLDPAGTAAPDAAGSPVAALVARNEGDGFVVCQAYGRFAGLEERSLAEVDLAELAAPVMHVLATDRPWVGDEAYARLIRADNGRQALFLVADRRGLGGLEASLVRLFMTNAATAFQNVNLSLDLIESQKEIIQTLGDVVETRSRETAHHVLRVGEMAHLLASLAGCAPDLADVLRVATPMHDVGKVGIPDAILNKPGRLTPDEFAVMRTHTTIGYEILSRSERPLMRAAAEIALTHHEAWDGSGYPAGLAGEEIPLAGRITAVVDVFDAMVNRRVYREAMDLAEVVAHIAAGRGTRFDPRLVDVFLAHRDRFIAVVRENPDHTSPRRRLAVAD